The sequence below is a genomic window from Paramisgurnus dabryanus chromosome 4, PD_genome_1.1, whole genome shotgun sequence.
tgAAGGATTATGTCGTTTCTTTACTGTTTTATAGAGAGAAGTGAATATTGAGCCAGGGCTGCAAGCTGTTTTTTCCAAACTTTGTAATAGATTTCTTGGAAGGCAtgtgtattttaatgtttcAATCATGAAAAATAAAGATGGTTTGAaggaacatttatttttgaacCTTTGCGTTGTTGAATGTGTGGGTCGTTTACCATAAAACACAGTAAAAATGATACAGTACAAAGCTAGCACACAAACAAACCAAATGTAAAATGAACGCTgagttaagaaaaaaaataggcTAAAACATTTGAACTGTGAAAATCGGAGCATCACAACTGCTAACAACACAAACTAACAAATGTAAACAATACTCTTAGTCTTTACCAGAGGCTTCGTGGATGTACAACCTCATGTTTCAGTGACACATGTAACATCTAGTTCCTCAGACAGCAGCACCCCCAGCAGGAAGTCTGTGGCAGTGCAAGATGGCGGCTCCTCGTTTCCCAGACACAACAGCTGCTTGTATTGACCACAAGGGACTGGACACAACACCCTTTAACACATAAACATACATGCTAAAATAAACTAACCCAACACTGCTATGTCAGATGCGATATATGTAAGGTATTtaaaaatcaattatttttgtGACTGAAGGCATTTCATTACCAGTCAGCGATGTCGTCAGACTCAGGGTATGTCTGGATCCACTGACCAATAGACCAGATTCTCATCATTATGTTCTTTCTCTCTGTTGCTGTCTGTCCTTCATTATTTTCTCTTGTGTCGTCGTCTTCTTCCTTGAGTACATcctcaaaacacagaaaataactGTGGAGATAGGGTGGGTGACAATGGGTAAATTTGAACTACTACTTTAAATGGCTGTATCTCTGACATTGTTAGTCATGGAAACTTAAAAATCACGCACAATTCTTCACTGTGACATCCCTCCGCTTCTATCTCTCGCTCGACATTCCAGCGCATACGCTTGTATAGCCCGGTACTGGCTGAGGCAAGAAAAGGGGTGGGGCAAGAGTACCGGAAAATTGACAGCTTTATGTTGTCTATTTGAGACTGGCCAATACAGAAGTGTGAGAtactgtaaaacacacacacacaaacattacaaTTTTCAGAACAAGTTGGGTTCTTCAGACAAAAGTCattatttagtgtgacctcctTAGGCAGTAAGAACTTATTTAACTCTTTTAAAGGACTCCTGGATACTGTCTTGCTTTGTGCTTAGGTGAGATCAGTATCTTCTTCATCTATAGTTTATACGTTTGTACCTCTCTGGATCAGTTTCCTCTACAGAGATGATATTGAAGGAGGCATACATTAACACCAGCTGCTCCAGACGAGAGCACAGTTGCTGCGAGAACTGCAAAAGCTGTAATGGGACATAAAGAAAGCAAACATTAGGGTTCCTGCATGTTCCTACAGAGTTCCCAGCTTCTTATGTTCACGGTTTTATTTCAGTCACTTGTCTTTTTTCGGTCACTCGCACCTGCCACAAGTGAGTTTCGCCGCAGTTGGCTTGCTTACTAGGGAACTGCTGACATTAGTTTAGCATCTTGTTATGGTCCCGCTACAATTTTAAAGGCATCACTGTTTCAAATTTGTAAGTGTGTGGTGCTGGGGTAAATTTGATGTTGCTACAATTTCTTTATGCTTTTAACATGGCTGCTCATGGTATTAAAAAACTTAATGACatacaacaactcaaaaacaaaaagagaAACATGTCACATAACTTTGGAAAGCTGAGATTCTTGTGATTCGATTGATAAAAACCTTTGTAGATACAATCAACACAGCAGGTACAATTAGTGTCCTTTTTAGGTTTTTTAGCCTTTTTCAGGAATgctaaggcagtggttctcaaactgggggtcccttagatggtgccaggggccctggttttatgacattttataaattgCATTAATTTATTATGAATTCAGTGtcattaaacctcagaaaaataaggctactatacaaaaaaagtgtaaaatgtactcaaaaataaaaatccttgtaacaatttgcacaaactttttaaagtaaaattttctgcttttttaaagtgaaataaaaaaacatttgaaaaatgaaaaacatttgttaaataattaagttttatttaagaagttagatttattttaatcgTTTAGGTAAAgtctataattttttttgaatattgaagcattgctgtcctaaaaatattaaataaatcttatttactGTTGTATGGTCAATTTGTATTTACTGTTTATTATTTTCTTCAACATAGTTCTATGGACTTAATTActcttagtgttataaatggcattataacacaaaattcatgactgaccataagtcagtcattgaataagCTTGATTCACCACAGAAACGCACACAAAATTGTGTTTTTGACATGCATTGTCAAGtactgtggagagaaatacaatGAAATGTTCTGAACAGAGTTCATGTAAGGAAACACTGATTATCTGAACGGCgacttcacaaaattatcatttacaacaaaacaacatgaataatataagaccttaaacctttatgacattttattaacaaatagtTAAGTACTTCAAGTTATCAGTTCTTTGTCTGtgaaaaatctttaaaaaatcaaaatacCCAGGCGCAAAGGATTGTGGGTATTCCTTATaacatgtttaaataaatttaagttcatttcacttgaatgttttagtttaatgaatTTTATATGCTTTAGTTAAATGAACTCAGATTTTTGACTTGAACGCGCTAAagtttttgattaaaatgtacTTAATTATTTTAGGACTAAGTGCAGTGACTATAAAATGGTTAAAATATACAAGAAAATATATAATACGACTTACTATTTCcacacagttcattttgtacatAAATTGTGTATTTATCATAATGTTACTTAGGAAAATCTAGTTCTCAATAAACGTTAATATTACTATATAGAAATTAAGAAGGTTAATCTAATATAATTTACTACACcaaaaagtttgttttatgtcataaattttgGGGGGCCATGAAGGGCGCAAGTGGGGGTCCCCGTACACAAAGGGGGCCGCACGCcggaaaagtttgagaaccactgtgctAAGGGGTTAAAGGCTTTTTGTATGTAAAATGGAATGCATGTCTAgtttattatattaatttacttATGTTTGATAGTCAGTGAAAAAGTATATAACATTTAATTGGATTATTATCTTTTTATGAGATTTGCAATAATACTATATATTCAACAATCTCCCCTTTATTTGTCTTTCTTGTGAAGCTGctttaaagcaataaaacattgtaaaaaagcaCTATGAGGCAATTTCCCGGCAGGGTTTAAGGTAATCCCACactaaaatgcttattttagATGTCTAAACTTTCACTACATATCTTAAATTATATCAATGCCATTGTTTGGTCTCAAGATTAACAccagtaattttttttgtaaagtatgtttgtaaaaactacttaattgtcctaatataactaagtcCTAGTCCTGGcataatctaaaccctgtccgggaaaccgccccttattAACCTATATGACTTTTTTGAGTACCATTCACTAAACCATGCTGTTTCTCTGTGTACACAATTATACAGTTGATATATAATGGGGCTCGATTTTTACCTACAGTGCAAAGTGACTCTCACCTTTGTGCGTATGTATATGGAAAGGGGTGAGTGCAGAGGGTGGGAGTTTCTTGCTGTGGACTCCAGGTAAGTGAAATATGGCTGGCAAGTTTGCAGGAACATTGTAATAATATGGGCCAGCCCATCATTCTGGAAGCCATCTAGACTGTAACAATCATAATATAGAaaattaaacatatttatttatttttttcaaatgcctTTTGACTGTTAAACAATCAGTTTTGCATACACTTTTTATGTCTTTACtgtgaatatgtttttttctgttaagGAATGAAGTTTGGACAGGACATCTAAGTGTAATTTAACTGTTATATAAATGGCACTTTATAAATGAACTAAAATCCCGTTTTCTAGGTAAAATCACACCTCCACACCAGCTCTGCCTGTAACTCATCTGCCTTATTCAGCAAGTACTGAAGCTGTTGTTCGATGGGAGCAATTTTTTCATCCATCACTCTCTGTTCCTGATAAGTTGAACCATTCGCTGCGTCTTCAACCAAACAACACCTCGCATCACCGAAAGATGGCGCCACCGCACTGTCCTCTGCCAACAAGATGAGCAATTTTGATAAGCATCAGTGAGGTTTTGATTTCCCCCgtcataatattattttttttaccttcCAATGTAATCTGTCCTGTCATCGCTTCTGTTAAAGACTTGGTTTCTTCATCTTCCTTGCATGATGAATACAACTCATCGTCCCCAATGCTAGCCATCATGATTTAGTCAGCTAGCCCACAACCACTGTTACAATTAACTAATCTAAAAACACATTCAAAGGTAAATGAAGACTGGTGTTGCCCATATAATTGATAATTACCCGTTTATAAACACGTCAACAGTAATATCAGTAATTAGCTTAGCACGCAACATAATCATACTGAGATGTAAACCTGTAAAGGTAAATATAAGTGTAAACCTACAATTTCAGAAACTTGACTAACCGGTTTACCTAACTGTTGAAATGTTGAATAACTGTCTTAAGTAATTGTTGACTTCTTATGAAATATCATGCTGTTCCTGTGACTAACCTAATAAATCCAAACAATAAAGTTAACTGATCCGAAGTGTCGCGATTTAGTATTACGCACTATTTACACATGACCATATTTGTATTTCCTTTTCCCACTCTGCTAGGACCCCGCAACTCGTCCAGCCTGTTGAAAATTTTGTTTTATGCTCTTATTCATagtattaaaatgaaaatatataatttaacgGACAAGTTAGTGTAAATTCAAATTAAATTATACATTATATATGTTTTAACGTTATGATTTCTATTATCTAATCATTAAATCTACTCATTAAAATCAATTACCTTATAATGCAATGTTGATTTAAAGGGaacagttcaccccaaaattttaattctgtcatcatttactcactctcatgttgttataaacctgtattcagttatttgttctgatgaacacgaaggaagatattttgaggaatatgTATAACCAAACCTTTCGTGAGccctattcacttccataggAGAAAATACTGTGAAACAGGCCCGGTACTAGGCTTGCTGGACTGGGGGGGCAGTCAGGATTTTTGGGTGGGCAGCCATTTCTCgactaaaatgattcatacgatgacaaaaccgctaaaatttgattttaaaactgcACTGTACGCGATGCTCAGCtgttacaatactgtatatttactgtataaccatcttatatcattatatctactatatagtatgccacaaccaaactgcatattctaattttaataaacagaactacgtctaaaacaaacacattaaatgctgctggagacttgccattggctgttgtatttgcatgaataaataatgaggtgagtctaagaaaggataaggggctattttgggcatgttttactataaaaaaagttttaatttaatatgtgttgggttattacgtttatgttatactaaattgcattgtttttgatacatattttaaagatgcgtttttttttagttaccgTCATAGAGAACAGTAGTACTTTTCCTGTGACTAAAATACTGCTGAAAAGACCTGCAAGCTTTGAACAAGTTAATCAGACGAAAGTGGGCGGGAGCTTAAAACGCTAGCACTTGCCTAAAGAAGATCTTTTTTGTGTAAAGAGACTCTGTTATTTTAAGATTGGCTGGACATTTTTGGGGGGGGCAGAAGGAAAATCTGGGGGGGCAATGCCCCCCCAGCCCCCCTGTAGACCCGGCCCTGCTgtgaaagtgaatggggttcACAAAGTGTTTGATTGATAGTTGCCCTGAAATGTGCTGAGGTTTATTACTAAGCTTTGTAAAAATgattatgtgcaaaataaaatttttaaactCTACTCTATAATAAAgtattcttatttttttaaccaaaataaaataaaaatttgagtAATTTAGGTAAttctaaataaaacattattgagtaaatttaacttaatgTTATAATCCatttaaatttgtaagaaggaaattGGCAATAAACTTGGCagtagttcccagcatgctttgcatgggaatgcttttggagagtaaaattaaacactattttatgtgttttttactaaaaagaaagacttaatgtgtttatgttcatttatctttgagATTTAGAAGATTGTCTGTTTCTTCTTTgagttttgtggttaccatcattcaGAAGAGTGGTGCTTGTTTAAAGATTGTAGGTGACACAATAAA
It includes:
- the LOC135786155 gene encoding UPF0575 protein C19orf67 homolog translates to MDEKIAPIEQQLQYLLNKADELQAELVWSLDGFQNDGLAHIITMFLQTCQPYFTYLESTARNSHPLHSPLSIYIRTKLLQFSQQLCSRLEQLVLMYASFNIISVEETDPESISHFCIGQSQIDNIKLSIFRYSCPTPFLASASTGLYKRMRWNVEREIEAEGCHSEEFYFLCFEDVLKEEDDDTRENNEGQTATERKNIMMRIWSIGQWIQTYPESDDIADWVLCPVPCGQYKQLLCLGNEEPPSCTATDFLLGVLLSEELDVTCVTET